In Nostoc sphaeroides, the genomic window TTGTTTGACAAATTAGATGAGCGAAGCGATTATTTTTAACCTGAATTCCATCCACTACACGCCGCAACGGATTAAGAAGATTATGGAACCATCCTGGTTTTTTCTGGTTAGGTGGATGGTAATTAGGATGAGGATGAGTGTGAGTATGTTCGTGAGTGTGATTGATGGTTTCCATTTCTCAATTCCTTGGGTAAATGCTATCAAGAAAAAGGGGAGTTGGGGATGGGAATTGGGCATTGGGCATTGGGTTTGAATATTTCCCCATTCCCTATTCCCTATTCCCTACTCCCCTTCTTTACCCTTTAATTAACACGTTGTGTTTCTACGCAATTTCTAACGAATCAAGTCGTAGGAAATATCTGTCTTAGAAGGAATGTTGGTGTTGCGATCGATTTCTTCAAACAGGGTGTTTACAGTCCAGTTGAGGAGGTTGATCACACCTTGATAACCAATGGTGGCATAGCGGTGTAGGTGGTGGCGATCCATGATGGGGTAGCCGATTCTCACGAGGGGAATCTTGGTGTCGCGCCACAGGTACTTACCGTAGGTGTTACCAACTAAGAAGTCTACTGGTTCGGTGAACAACAGCGATCGCATGTGCCACAAGTCCTTACCAGGCCAAACAGTTGCATGTTGACCGAAGGGGCTAGAAGCAAGCAATTCTTTGATTTCTGCTTCAAATACTTCGTTGCTGTTGTGAACCAAGATATGCACAGGTTCAGCACCCATTTCTAGCATAAAGCCAACTACGCTATATACTAAATCTGGTTCGCCGTAGATAGCGAAGCGCTTGCCGTGAATCCATGAGTGGGAGTCAGTCATGGCATCAACTGCACGACCGCGTTCGATTTCCAATTCTTCAGGAATGGGGATACCACTCAATTCGCTGAGTTTCATCAAGAACTCATCAGTACCCTTAATGCCCCAAGGACGGGAAACTGAAGTTGGTTGCTGCCATTCTTTTTCGATGTACTCGCGGGTTTTGGGTGTAGAGTGTGCTTGCAGAGCGATCGTAGCTTTCGCATTGATTGAATCTGCTGCATCTTCTAACTTTGTTCCACCTGGGTACATATCGAATTCACCTGTGTTGGGTGAATCCAAGTAGTCGCTGTTGTCAGCTAGAATTGTGTAGTCAAAGCCGAACAAAGAAGCAATCCGCTTGATTTCGCGGTTGTTACCTACGTAGGTGTCAAAACCTGGGATGAAGTTGATTTTACCATTGCTGGTTTCTTTCTTATGACCTGCGGTCAAGTTAGAAAGAATTCCCTTCATCATGTTGTCGTAACCAGTGATGTGGGAACCGACAAAGCTAGGGGTATGAGCGTAAGGTACTGGGAAATCTTGAGGGACTGAACCAGCTTGCTTAGAGTTGTTGATGAAGGCTTGTAAGTCATCACCAATTACTTCTGCCATACAGGTGGTGCAGACAGCAATCATCTTGGGCTTGTACAGTTGGTAAGAGTTCGCCAACCCGTCGATCATGTTTTGCAGACCACCAAACACGGCTGCATCTTCAGTCATTGAAGAAGATACACCAGAGAATGGCTCTTTGTAGTGACGGGTTAAGTGGGTGCGGAAGTAAGCAACGCAACCTTGAGAACCTTGAACGAAAGGTAGAGTACCTTCAAAACCAACAGCAGCAAAAATTGCTCCTAGTGGTTGACAACCTTTAGCAGGGTTAACGGTTAAAGCTTCACGAGCGAAGTTCTTTTCACGATAATCCCAACCCTTTGTCCACTCTGCAACCCGTTGTACTTCTTCGGGTTCGTGACCGTTTTCAAACTGCTTTTTGTTTTCAAATAGCTGTTGGTACTCAGGTTGGTGGAATAACTCGACGTGATCTTGAATTTTTTCTGGATTCTGAGGCATTTCTGGATCTCCAAGGTTACTGAATTCTTTACTAATCGAGGTGGGAGTAGGATAGAGACGCGATTAATCCGGTACAGACGCGATGAATCGCGTCTCTACAAGGGAGTGGGAATATGATTCAAAATTCAAAATGCAAAAATCAAAATAAATTTTTAATCTTTCAATTTTGAATTTTGTATTCCCAACTCCCACCTGGGGCTAAAACCCCAGGTTATCCTTACTTATCTCACTCTCCCATTTCCCTAAACGGCAGCCTTAGCCTTAGCTTCAGCCTTCTTAGCCTGAGCTTTTTCATTCCAAGGAGCGCCAATTAATGACCAAGTTGGGCTGTTGAGTGCCAAGTCCATATCACGAGCGAAGATGGCAAAGCCGTCATAACCGTGATAAGGGCCGGAGTAATCCTTTTTGTGGTTTAATTCTTTTCAACTGTCTAATGTTTGCAGTAAACAGTGTCAGCGATAAGCATTGTTTGCTGATAACACATTTATTTTTAGCCTAAATATAGGCTAAAAACACAGCATAACTAGGCTCAGGACTCACGCATCATCTAAATGTTGTCCTGAGCCAAGGCGATTAAACAATCGCCCGTTTTTTTGCTCATCTCTGCAAACACAGCAGCAAAAAGAACACATGAGAACGAAAGTACTACTAGAGTTAGAGAAAGTTAATCTGCGTTTGAAGTCTGCAAAGGCAAAGGTAACAATTAGAGAATCGAATGGAAGTCTGCAATTACGGGCGACGTTACCAATTAAACCGGGAGACAAGGACAGTAATGGAACTGGGAGAAAGCAATACAATCTCAGCTTGAATATTCCCGCTAACTTGGATGGACTCAAGACGGCTGAGGAAGAAGCTTATGAGTTAGGCAAGTTAATCGCTCGTAAAACTTTTGAATGGAATGATAAATATTTAGGAAATGAGGCAATTAAAAAAGATTTTCAAACTATAGGGAAATTACTTGAAAAATTTGAAGAAGAGTATTTTAAAAATCACAAACGCACAACTAAAAGCGAACATACTTTTTTTTATTACTTTTCCCGTACTAAGAGATTTACCAATCCTCAAGATTTGGCAACTGCGGAAAATTTGATAAGTTCAATTGAACAAATTGATCAAGAATGGGCTAAATATAATGCAGCTAGAGCGATCGCAGCATTTTGTGTGACATTCAATATCGAAATTGATTTATCGAAATATTCCAAAATGCCGGAGAATAATTCCCGCAATATACCGACCGATGCGGAAATATATAATGGAATTCTCAAGTTTGAAGATTACCAACATAATAGAGGTAATCAAGTTAATCAAAACCTTCAAGATAGCTGGCAACTTTGGCGCTGGACGTATGGAATGTTAGCAGTTTTTGGTTTACGTCCACGGGAACTTTTTATTAATCCTGATATTGATTGGTGGTTGAGTCAAGAAAATACAGATTTGACATGGAAAGTTGATAAAGATTGCAAAACTGGTGAGAGAGAAGCATTACCATTATATCGACAATGGATTGAGGATTTTGATTTGAGGAATCCTAAATATGTAGAGATGTTAAGGGGTGCGATCGCTAAAAAAGATAACACAAATCATGCTGAAATAACGGCATTAACACAGCGAGTTAGTTGGTGGTTTCGCAAGATAGGATTAGATTTTAAACCTTATGATTTACGTCACGCTTGGGCAATTCGGGCGCATATTTTGGGGATACCAATTAAAGCGGCGGCTGATAATTTGGGTCATAGTGTGCAGGTTCACACCCAAACTTATCAGCGTTGGTTTTCACTAGATATGCGGAAGTTGGCGATTAATCAGGCTTTAAGTAAAAGAAATGAAGTTGAGTTGATTAGAGAGGAAAATGCAAAGTTGAGGATGGAGAATGACAAGTTAAGATTGGAGATTGAGAAGTTAAGGATGGAAATGGTTTATAAACAAAGTTAAACTTGCCCAAATACTGATAATATAATAAGCTAGGAGGTCAGTTATGGAAAGCATTAAAATTAGAACATATATTGGTGATGATTGAATTCTGCTTACGAGCCATTAACTGAGCGACGACTAATTCATGCTGAGGGAAAGCCTGTTTCTGAAAGTATCATTGAAGTTGGATTGCAACACCACCCAACTGGCTAAAAATTCAAACCGTTAGCCAAAGTACGGATGCGATGTCTACAACGGGCTACGCCTACGCAAATTTGCTCGATCCCGGTGAATCTGAGGCTATCCTGCTAGCTCAGGAACTCAATGCAGACTTACTTATATTGGTTTAGAGCCAAAAACCTTAAACTGCGTAGGTTGGGTTGAGGAACGAAACCCAACATTTATCAGAATTTGTTGGGTAACACTAAAGTTCAACCCAACCTACGATTATCCTTAACTGAACTGTATTGATTTAAAAAGTCTGTTTGCGATCGCTACCCACAAACAGACTTGACTTTTTTATACTTCTAATTAAGCTTGCTCCCAAAGTTGACGTACATAATCAGGCAGTGCGCCAGCAATTTCCTGAATCCGCTCTTCGGAAAGTTCGTCTTTGGTGGCAGAAAATACCGCTTTAACTGCCTGTTCTGCGTCAACTGATCCTGGAACGCCTCCTTCATTCGCAACCCGCGTTAGAAATAGCTTGGAATCAATTCCAATAGGAGCCGGGCCTTTTAAAGGTTGACGGATGCGACTTAAAAATCTCACAAACGGATTGGTGTCTTTCCAGAGTTCAGCCACTTCAAATTGGAGTGCTTTTTCATCTGTAGGTATAGCCTGTGTATGCAGTTCTGACTCGACCCGATCGATTGTGTCTGTAGTCATTAAGTCACGCATAACACGATATACAACTTCGGTAAAGTCTCTTGCGTCATACAAATCTGCAAATCCGCTTCTAACCATGACTTTTTCAAGAAATGAGTGATGTTCATCAGCGATCGCAGTTCGATTATCTTCAATCTCTGTTGGGTCAATTTCTGGAATATTTGTTCTAAAACTTTGATCGGGCATTGTTTTTTCTTCTGGTTATTAATTTTGAGTCTTTATGCTTACCTTATGTAAGGTCGCACAAATTTAAAACCCTTAGTATCATCCAGAAGTTTGAGATGCCATTTATTCAAAAGTTAGAAATTCATCTGATTTGCATGGATATAGGTAATAGAACTACCCCTCTAAAAAGGTTCTGGCTAACACATATTTAATTTCTGGAAACATCATATCTATTGAGTAGAGCAATACTCTTGGTGTTTTTGCTCGTTGTAGACATCGCCCATTGGTATTAAAAAACAGTCAAAATAGATGAGTTAGTATAACAGTAGCCGAAACAACGATGCTAGAAACAACAAACATCGAAATTCACACTTCATATATCAAAGTTCCTAACAATGGCTTAGAAATCGACGCTTACTTAGCTCAACCAGCACAAAATGGAACCTTTGGCGCAGTTATAGTTTTTCCAGAAATTTTTGGAATCAATCGTAATATTCGAGATATCACCGAGCTAATCGCTAAACAAGGTTATGTAGCGATCGCTCCAGCCATGTATCAACGTATTGCTGCCGGTTTTGAGGCTGACTTTAGTCCTGAAGATGTTGGCTATAGTCCAGAAGCTTATCGATTGGGCTTGGAATATTATCAACAAGTAAAGTATCAAGATATCTTAAGTGATATTCAAGCTAACATTACCTACCTAAAAACTTTACCCAATGTCAAAGATAATGCGCTCGGTGTCATTGGTTTTTGTTTTGGCGGTCATGTTGCTTACATAGCTGCAACTTTACCCGATATCAAAGCAACAGCTTCGTTTTACGGTGGTGGAATTACCACTTCTAGTTATGGTGAAGACACTCCAACCATTAATCGCACCTCAGAAATTAAAGGTACTATTTATACCTTTTTTGGTACAAGAGATGAATTAGTTTCCCAAGAAGAAAACGAGCAAATTGAGGCAGAATTAAAGAAACATCAAATAAATCATCGGATATTCCGATACGATGCAGGGCATGGATTCTTTGCCGGATTTTTCAAAGATAAGTACCCATTTTTAGAGCAGCACCCAAGTTACAACCCAGAAGCGGCTCCTGATGCTTGGCAACATGTTCTAGAACTGTTTAAAAATAATTTGTGATATGGTTACAAGCTAATCAATTTTCCTTTAAAAATGTTCGTAGTCGGGACTTTAGTCCTGATTTTGTTCGTATAGCGTCTCGTAGTGAGGACTTTAGTCCTCACCACAAAACAACATTACAAGACTGCGATACTGTTGCCTTTAAACTTTTAACAAAAATAACTACTGATTTTAAATATCAGCTTTTATATATAAAATAAAACTAATTTAAAATTTACTACCGTAATAATAGCTAGATAACATGGCAATTCCAGTATTAAGTTAAACCACTCCATGAACATTTGACCGAAGAGGAACTTGAATGATAAACTCAGTTCCAACTCCTGAAGTTGAGAAACACTCCAGTTTGCCACCATGTTTTTCTGTGACGATTTGGTAGCTAATAGACATACCCATTCCAGTTCCTTTGCCAATGGGCTTAGTGGTGAAAAAGGGATCGAATATTCTTTGCTGAAATTCTTTAGAAATACCGACTCCGTTATCAGCGATCGCCACTTCTAACCACATTGAGTTAACTACCGATGTGCGAATTTTAATTCGACTGGGATTGTCTTGAATCTCCTGATAAGTACGCAAGGCATTACTTTCTTCTAAAGCATCAATTGCATTCACTAAAATATTCATAAATACCTGATTAAGTTGTCCAGCATAGCATTCTATTAGGGGTACATTGCCATAGTCTTTGATCACCTCAATTTCAGGTTGCTCTGGTTTAGTTTTCAGGCGGTGTTGCAAAATCATTAGGGTACTGTCGATGCCCTCATGAAT contains:
- a CDS encoding Mo-dependent nitrogenase C-terminal domain-containing protein, producing the protein METINHTHEHTHTHPHPNYHPPNQKKPGWFHNLLNPLRRVVDGIQVKNNRFAHLICQTIPCCCPFERQIKLFGKTIDIPPLCKLNPLYDEFVGLRFRALSYLADVCGEDVTKYIC
- the nifK gene encoding nitrogenase molybdenum-iron protein subunit beta, with product MPQNPEKIQDHVELFHQPEYQQLFENKKQFENGHEPEEVQRVAEWTKGWDYREKNFAREALTVNPAKGCQPLGAIFAAVGFEGTLPFVQGSQGCVAYFRTHLTRHYKEPFSGVSSSMTEDAAVFGGLQNMIDGLANSYQLYKPKMIAVCTTCMAEVIGDDLQAFINNSKQAGSVPQDFPVPYAHTPSFVGSHITGYDNMMKGILSNLTAGHKKETSNGKINFIPGFDTYVGNNREIKRIASLFGFDYTILADNSDYLDSPNTGEFDMYPGGTKLEDAADSINAKATIALQAHSTPKTREYIEKEWQQPTSVSRPWGIKGTDEFLMKLSELSGIPIPEELEIERGRAVDAMTDSHSWIHGKRFAIYGEPDLVYSVVGFMLEMGAEPVHILVHNSNEVFEAEIKELLASSPFGQHATVWPGKDLWHMRSLLFTEPVDFLVGNTYGKYLWRDTKIPLVRIGYPIMDRHHLHRYATIGYQGVINLLNWTVNTLFEEIDRNTNIPSKTDISYDLIR
- a CDS encoding DUF2267 domain-containing protein — its product is MPDQSFRTNIPEIDPTEIEDNRTAIADEHHSFLEKVMVRSGFADLYDARDFTEVVYRVMRDLMTTDTIDRVESELHTQAIPTDEKALQFEVAELWKDTNPFVRFLSRIRQPLKGPAPIGIDSKLFLTRVANEGGVPGSVDAEQAVKAVFSATKDELSEERIQEIAGALPDYVRQLWEQA
- a CDS encoding dienelactone hydrolase family protein yields the protein MLETTNIEIHTSYIKVPNNGLEIDAYLAQPAQNGTFGAVIVFPEIFGINRNIRDITELIAKQGYVAIAPAMYQRIAAGFEADFSPEDVGYSPEAYRLGLEYYQQVKYQDILSDIQANITYLKTLPNVKDNALGVIGFCFGGHVAYIAATLPDIKATASFYGGGITTSSYGEDTPTINRTSEIKGTIYTFFGTRDELVSQEENEQIEAELKKHQINHRIFRYDAGHGFFAGFFKDKYPFLEQHPSYNPEAAPDAWQHVLELFKNNL